A region from the Musa acuminata AAA Group cultivar baxijiao chromosome BXJ1-10, Cavendish_Baxijiao_AAA, whole genome shotgun sequence genome encodes:
- the LOC135595658 gene encoding uncharacterized protein LOC135595658 has protein sequence MALIPLSLLLLLACFSTSSSSSLYADHCSSVVPESEATSLFVDSDYSFRISKGYFSGGGEGVFGSPRASNSSSFPYFRFYAKYLHKTRSPDVLQVEGTLVLRVGHPTVFHGMTFHRRRPRRNVTLQEEATIDFSGFWSESTCKLCMVGHGIFYKPLGDPLHLSAVLKLNYPMTSNISTSLVSGTVESLGPHHIDPISLVAYAQKEYDFTMIPEANHSCSSLPFQEESLSFGPTSVCSNLLQYVTGRTFQLDYGSGCTGSNCGTVSSFGFSARFLSFDMIQCSENGRLHLYIEFPNSSYLSYDVPMVPNKSMVGEGYWDHVKNRLCLIACYILEGSSQASPSVGDCSIGLSLWFPTVMTLRRNDAVGHMWSTKKKSDPRYFSMVSFHRSGGRMVTTPGLRYNYTQMDSVSRSCKVRSGKTQSSEERYPDGRSSHDMRFSIVVEDAGGRSGRGEANVFSIGDVVCGDNDFVMASETASFVPAVWNVSYAISYYMYSASAEVDIAAEGIYDSGSGTLCMKGCRSPSLPTKNQTAIDCEILINIQFPPVNSKMGDRINGTINTTRSKQDPLYFDPIKLYSQQIYAAEVTEAIWRMDVEIVMVMISLTLSCICIGMQTFHAKKHRDALPSMSITMLGVLILGYVIPLVLNFEALFANRSQSGFLSLQSGGWLDVHEVIVRILSGLALFLTFRLLQMAWSARSLDGNKGHRVAEWTTLKLCLPLYFAGALLTWLISSRHHLQRSEFSRQRHGSRWEDLVPFAGLVLDGFLLPQIVLNVCRNSKDKILTPFFYVGITITRALPHLYDAYRSRSYNRRIDSSYIYASPDGDFYSLVWDVIVPCEGLLFAAAIYLQQRVGGDCLLPQRFRKRVEYEAVSVVAL, from the coding sequence ATGGCTTTGAttccactctccctcctcctcctcctcgcttgcttctccacctcttcctcctcttcgctgTACGCCGACCACTGCAGCTCCGTCGTCCCCGAATCCGAGGCTACCAGCCTCTTCGTCGACTCGGACTATTCCTTCCGTATATCGAAAGGCTATTTCTCGGGCGGCGGCGAAGGCGTCTTCGGCTCGCCACGTGCCTCCAATTCCTCCTCCTTCCCTTACTTCCGCTTCTATGCCAAGTACCTCCACAAGACACGGTCACCCGACGTCCTCCAGGTCGAGGGAACCCTAGTCCTTAGAGTTGGTCATCCGACCGTCTTCCACGGCATGACGTTTCACCGCAGGCGTCCTCGTCGGAACGTCACCTTGCAGGAAGAAGCCACCATCGACTTCTCCGGTTTCTGGTCTGAATCAACCTGCAAGCTTTGTATGGTTGGTCACGGGATCTTCTACAAGCCCTTAGGTGATCCTCTTCATCTTTCTGCTGTTTTGAAGCTCAATTACCCCATGACTTCCAACATCTCTACCAGTCTGGTGAGCGGGACTGTCGAGAGCTTGGGTCCCCACCACATCGATCCCATCTCGCTTGTGGCCTATGCTCAAAAGGAGTATGATTTCACGATGATCCCCGAAGCCAACCACTCATGCTCCTCTCTTCCATTCCAGGAGGAATCACTAAGTTTCGGGCCTACTTCAGTTTGTAGTAATCTCCTCCAGTATGTGACTGGTAGAACATTTCAGCTAGACTACGGCAGTGGCTGCACCGGTAGCAACTGTGGAACTGTTAGTAGCTTTGGGTTCTCCGCTAGATTCTTGTCCTTCGATATGATACAGTGCTCGGAGAACGGCCGGCTGCATCTCTACATCGAATTCCCCAATTCCAGTTATCTTTCATATGATGTCCCAATGGTGCCTAATAAGTCCATGGTGGGTGAAGGCTATTGGGACCATGTTAAGAATCGTCTCTGTCTCATAGCCTGTTACATTCTTGAAGGGAGTTCACAGGCGAGTCCCTCTGTTGGTGATTGCTCGATCGGACTGAGCTTATGGTTCCCAACTGTCATGACGCTGAGAAGAAACGACGCGGTTGGTCATATGTGGAGTACCAAGAAGAAGAGCGACCCTCGCTACTTCAGCATGGTCTCGTTCCACCGGTCGGGTGGGCGAATGGTCACGACTCCTGGGCTGAGATATAACTACACCCAAATGGATTCTGTCAGCAGGTCTTGCAAGGTGAGAAGTGGCAAAACACAGTCGAGCGAGGAAAGGTATCCCGATGGAAGATCATCCCACGACATGCGGTTCAGTATCGTGGTGGAGGATGCCGGCGGCCGAAGTGGACGGGGGGAAGCTAATGTCTTTTCTATAGGCGACGTGGTTTGTGGTGATAATGACTTCGTTATGGCGTCGGAGACGGCAAGCTTCGTGCCTGCAGTTTGGAACGTAAGCTATGCCATAAGCTATTATATGTACTCTGCTTCCGCTGAGGTGGACATTGCTGCTGAGGGGATATACGATTCTGGAAGTGGAACACTCTGCATGAAGGGATGTCGCTCTCCGAGTTTGCCCACCAAAAACCAAACAGCAATTGACTGTGAGATCCTAATCAATATCCAGTTTCCCCCTGTAAACTCGAAGATGGGAGATCGTATCAATGGCACCATCAACACCACAAGGAGTAAGCAGGACCCTCTGTACTTTGACCCtataaagttgtattctcagcaaaTTTACGCAGCAGAAGTAACTGAAGCGATTTGGAGGATGGATGTCGAAATCGTCATGGTCATGATCTCTCTcacgttgtcgtgcatttgcattgGGATGCAGACCTTCCATGCCAAGAAGCACCGTGACGCCCTGCCTTCCATGTCGATCACCATGCTCGGTGTTCTTATCCTTGGCTATGTGATTCCTCTGGTGCTGAACTTTGAAGCCTTGTTCGCGAACCGCAGTCAGTCTGGCTTTCTAAGTCTGCAGAGCGGTGGGTGGCTCGACGTTCATGAGGTCATCGTGAGGATCTTATCCGGCTTAGCTCTGTTCCTCACCTTCCGCCTGCTTCAAATGGCGTGGTCCGCGAGGTCATTGGACGGGAACAAGGGGCACCGCGTCGCGGAGTGGACGACGCTCAAGTTGTGCTTGCCGCTCTACTTCGCCGGGGCGCTGCTCACTTGGCTCATCAGCTCAAGGCACCACCTGCAAAGGTCGGAATTCAGCAGGCAGCGACACGGTTCTCGCTGGGAGGATTTGGTCCCTTTTGCTGGCTTAGTGCTCGATGGATTTCTGCTCCCTCAGATCGTTCTTAACGTCTGTCGGAACTCCAAAGATAAGATCCTGACGCCTTTCTTCTACGTCGGAATCACGATCACCCGAGCTTTGCCTCATCTGTACGACGCTTATCGCTCTCGCAGTTATAACCGTCGCATCGATTCATCGTACATCTACGCAAGTCCAGACGGAGATTTTTACTCGCTGGTGTGGGATGTCATCGTTCCTTGTGAAGGTTTGCTTTTTGCAGCGGCGATATACCTTCAGCAGCGAGTTGGTGGTGATTGTCTTCTTCCCCAAAGATTCAGAAAGCGTGTGGAGTACGAGGCAGTTTCAGTGGTTGCTCTTTAG
- the LOC135594787 gene encoding plasma membrane-associated cation-binding protein 1-like, whose translation MVNYWKSKVLPTIKKVFDRNGKKAAAAEACKSFDESKEDISKEFEEKKTDLQPKVVEIYEASAVEIKPSANTCFGRRQTLVKKPTGSGLKKKSTVVIKFIEELVKIEFLGSKPVSEAAAKYGPGLVSGPVIFLFEQVSTLLPAEEPPAPAEPAVESTSKDITPETAEEIKKEEAEAEVEEAPAPADPAPSDPSPETEKPAEPAAEPAKA comes from the exons ATGGTGAATTACTGGAAGTCTAAAGTCCTTCCGACGATCAAGAAGGTGTTTGACAGGAACGGCAAGAAGGCTGCCGCCGCCGAGGCATGCAAGTCCTTCGACGAATCGAAG GAGgacatcagcaaggagttcgaagAGAAGAAGACTGACCTGCAGCCCAAAGTTGTGGAGATCTACGAAGCTTCTGCCGTTGAAATCAAG CCTTCTGCAAATACTTGCTTTGGACGACGACAGACTCTGGTGAAGAAACCGACGGGGTCAGGACTGAAGAAGAAATCAACTGTTGTGATCAAGTTCATCGAGGAACTAGTGAAGATCG AGTTCCTTGGCTCGAAGCCGGTGAGCGAGGCTGCCGCCAAGTACGGCCCCGGCCTCGTCTCCGGTCCCGTGATCTTCCTCTTCGAGCAGGTGTCCACCTTACTCCCCGCAGAGGAGCCGCCTGCTCCCGCCGAACCGGCCGTCGAGAGCACCAGCAAGGATATTACACCGGAAACCGCGGAGGAGATCAAGAAGGAAGAGGCTGAGGCGGAGGTGGAAGAGGCACCTGCCCCGGCCGACCCGGCTCCCTCGGACCCCTCCCCGGAGACGGAGAAACCGGCCGAGCCAGCGGCTGAACCCGCCAAGGCTTGA